In Flavobacterium cerinum, one genomic interval encodes:
- a CDS encoding homocysteine S-methyltransferase family protein: MSKIKEALSNRILILDGAMGTMLQRYNFSEEDFRSERFKDFPHPLKGNNDLLSITQPQAIREIHAQYFEAGADIVETNTFSGTTIGMADYHLEDLVYELNYESAKIAREVADEFTAQNPEKPRFVAGSIGPTNRTASMSPDVNDPGFRAVTFDDLRIAYKQQVEALIDGGSDILLVETIFDTLNAKAALFAIDEVKEERNLDIPVMVSGTITDASGRTLSGQTVEAFLISISHIPLLSVGFNCALGADQLKPYLKRLAHNTSFNISAHPNAGLPNAFGQYDQTPEEMQLLIKEYLDDNLINIIGGCCGTTPEHIRLIAEVAKEYQPRILE, translated from the coding sequence ATGTCAAAGATTAAGGAAGCCCTGAGCAACAGAATATTGATTCTTGACGGAGCAATGGGAACCATGTTACAACGGTACAATTTCTCTGAGGAAGATTTCAGAAGTGAACGCTTTAAAGATTTTCCGCATCCGCTAAAAGGGAATAACGACTTGTTGTCGATTACACAACCGCAAGCTATCCGTGAAATTCATGCACAGTATTTTGAAGCCGGTGCTGATATCGTGGAAACAAATACCTTTTCCGGTACTACAATCGGTATGGCCGATTATCATCTGGAAGATCTGGTATACGAGCTCAATTACGAATCGGCTAAAATCGCAAGAGAAGTTGCCGATGAATTTACCGCACAAAACCCGGAAAAACCAAGATTTGTAGCCGGTTCAATCGGACCTACAAATCGTACGGCAAGTATGTCGCCCGATGTAAATGATCCCGGATTTCGGGCAGTAACGTTCGATGATTTACGGATTGCCTATAAACAACAGGTGGAAGCATTGATAGACGGAGGAAGTGATATTCTGTTGGTCGAAACAATTTTCGATACACTTAATGCAAAAGCCGCTTTATTCGCCATTGATGAGGTAAAGGAAGAACGCAATCTGGATATTCCGGTGATGGTAAGCGGTACAATAACCGATGCTTCGGGAAGAACATTGTCGGGACAAACCGTTGAAGCTTTTCTGATATCAATTTCTCATATTCCGTTATTAAGCGTCGGGTTTAATTGCGCATTGGGAGCTGATCAGTTAAAACCGTATTTAAAGCGATTGGCTCATAATACTTCTTTTAATATATCAGCGCATCCGAATGCCGGTTTACCGAATGCTTTCGGACAATACGATCAGACACCCGAAGAAATGCAACTACTGATCAAAGAATACCTTGACGACAACCTGATAAATATTATAGGCGGATGTTGCGGAACAACTCCGGAGCATATACGTTTGATTGCCGAAGTGGCAAAAGAATACCAACCCAGAATTTTAGAATAG